A genomic window from Arthrobacter globiformis includes:
- a CDS encoding sensor histidine kinase encodes MQRRFRGPPTAAIVVAVAVFEVVGTVFASARQPDHRPLDALAFVLLLAGPASLSLRRRAPLVMLPAAAASVVAYLALGYAWGPVFLSLALAIVLSAAAGKRWQTWAVAGACAAVLVAGAAGSGDEFALVRAFAGTSWLAILVLMGEGIRLRTERVAERRRQHEAREQAARDEYRLALARDIHDVVAHSLSLINVRASVALHLGEKDPTQFRPALEAIKAASKDSLAEVRQLLGVLREDAPLSPAPPPRLDRIPGLADDARRAGLEVSLTQPEAAVVHQLPDAVQEAAYRIVQEALTNVVRHSGARKAAVVLSLEGTTPAGNAGKQLTVTIDDDGAGAAGVPEGNGVTGMRERAAAAGGSLHLAPLNLSPLRPGRRVRAVIPLAGPPSPPVPGPEREAR; translated from the coding sequence ATGCAGCGCCGTTTCCGGGGACCGCCCACAGCAGCCATCGTGGTTGCCGTGGCCGTCTTCGAGGTGGTGGGCACCGTGTTCGCCTCCGCCCGGCAGCCGGACCACCGCCCGCTGGATGCCCTCGCGTTCGTCCTGCTGCTGGCCGGACCGGCTTCCCTGTCGCTGCGGCGCCGTGCCCCGCTCGTGATGCTTCCGGCCGCGGCGGCGTCCGTCGTGGCGTATTTGGCCCTTGGCTACGCGTGGGGTCCGGTGTTCCTGTCGTTGGCGCTGGCGATCGTGCTCTCCGCCGCTGCCGGCAAGCGCTGGCAGACGTGGGCCGTGGCCGGCGCATGCGCGGCCGTCCTGGTGGCCGGCGCGGCGGGCAGCGGCGACGAGTTCGCCCTGGTCCGGGCATTTGCCGGCACCTCGTGGCTGGCCATTCTGGTGCTGATGGGGGAGGGCATTCGGCTGCGCACCGAACGGGTGGCGGAACGCCGCCGCCAGCACGAGGCCCGCGAGCAGGCTGCCCGCGACGAGTACCGGCTGGCCCTCGCCCGGGACATCCACGACGTGGTTGCCCATTCCCTGTCGCTGATCAATGTCCGCGCCTCGGTGGCACTGCACCTGGGGGAGAAGGACCCCACCCAGTTCCGCCCCGCGCTGGAAGCCATCAAGGCAGCAAGCAAGGATTCACTGGCCGAGGTCCGCCAGCTCCTGGGCGTGCTCCGCGAGGACGCCCCGCTGAGCCCCGCACCGCCGCCGCGGCTGGACCGGATCCCGGGGCTCGCCGACGACGCCCGCCGCGCCGGGCTCGAGGTCAGCCTGACCCAGCCGGAGGCGGCCGTTGTGCACCAGCTTCCGGACGCCGTCCAGGAAGCGGCGTACCGGATCGTCCAGGAGGCACTCACCAACGTGGTGCGGCATTCCGGCGCCCGGAAGGCCGCCGTCGTCCTCTCACTGGAGGGAACGACGCCGGCGGGGAACGCCGGAAAGCAGCTCACCGTGACCATTGACGACGACGGCGCCGGAGCCGCCGGGGTGCCGGAAGGCAACGGCGTGACGGGGATGCGGGAGAGGGCGGCCGCCGCGGGCGGTTCGCTTCACCTGGCGCCGCTGAACCTGTCGCCGCTGCGTCCCGGCCGGCGGGTCCGGGCCGTGATTCCGCTGGCCGGACCGCCGTCCCCACCCGTGCCCGGACCGGAACGGGAGGCGCGGTGA
- a CDS encoding response regulator transcription factor, translated as MIRILLADDQTLIRAGFRALLNAEPDMEVVAECGTGRDAVRLAAREHPDVVLMDIRMPETDGLEATRKIMADQGLAGTRIIILTTFELDEYIAEAVRAGAAGFLVKDTEPEELLRAVRVVHEGDALLSPSVTRRIMAQLALQSRATAAPVLLVNITEREREVLRLVGEGLNNAEIAERLVITPLTAKTHVSRIMTKLLVRDRAQLVVLAYESGLVRPGWAG; from the coding sequence GTGATCCGCATCCTGCTGGCCGATGACCAGACCCTCATCCGCGCCGGCTTCCGCGCCCTCCTGAACGCCGAACCGGACATGGAGGTGGTGGCCGAGTGCGGAACCGGCCGCGACGCCGTCCGCCTGGCGGCGCGCGAGCATCCGGATGTGGTGCTGATGGACATCCGGATGCCCGAGACGGACGGGCTGGAGGCCACCCGGAAAATCATGGCCGACCAGGGCCTCGCGGGCACCCGCATCATCATCCTCACCACCTTCGAATTGGACGAATACATCGCGGAGGCGGTGCGGGCTGGGGCGGCAGGGTTCCTGGTGAAGGACACCGAGCCCGAGGAGTTGCTCCGCGCCGTCCGCGTGGTCCACGAGGGCGACGCCCTGCTCTCACCGTCCGTCACTCGGCGCATCATGGCCCAGCTGGCGCTGCAGTCCCGGGCGACGGCGGCCCCGGTGCTGCTGGTGAACATCACCGAACGTGAACGCGAGGTCCTGCGGTTGGTGGGCGAGGGGCTGAACAACGCGGAGATCGCGGAACGGCTGGTGATCACGCCCCTCACGGCCAAGACGCACGTCTCCCGCATCATGACCAAGCTGCTGGTCCGTGACCGGGCACAGCTGGTGGTGCTCGCCTACGAATCGGGGCTCGTGCGGCCCGGCTGGGCCGGTTAG
- a CDS encoding SHOCT domain-containing protein, with product MTSSLATTFAVQSAQLLADPVAHGPWGAGPWGTGFSPWFLLFPLFWILVIGLIIFFARRTWRRNHEWATARGGESVLRERYARGEIDESEYRQRLEVLRGDSRRESGGNRR from the coding sequence ATGACTTCATCCCTGGCCACCACTTTCGCGGTCCAGTCCGCGCAGCTGCTGGCCGATCCCGTCGCCCATGGTCCCTGGGGCGCAGGCCCGTGGGGCACCGGATTCTCGCCATGGTTCCTGCTGTTCCCGCTGTTCTGGATCCTGGTGATCGGACTGATCATCTTCTTCGCCCGCCGCACCTGGCGCAGGAACCACGAGTGGGCCACGGCCCGCGGCGGTGAGAGTGTCCTGCGGGAGCGCTACGCACGCGGCGAAATTGACGAGAGCGAATACCGCCAGCGCCTGGAGGTCCTCCGCGGCGACTCCCGGAGGGAATCTGGGGGGAACCGCAGGTAA
- a CDS encoding ABC transporter ATP-binding protein: MPAALRYVITAENLTKTYGDVTAVDGISFSVPAGESFGLLGPNGAGKSTTMKMIGGVSQRTSGKLTIMGLDPEQNGPEVRAHLGVVPQQDNLDEELKVRDNLLVYGRYFGLPMSYLKPKADELLEFAQLTDKAKSKVDALSGGMKRRLTIARSLINEPRILLLDEPTTGLDPQARHILWDRLFRLKEQGVTLILTTHYMDEAEQLCDRLIVVDKGRIMAEGSPAALIRDYSTREVLELRFGSERNASIGAELEGIGERLETLPDRVLIYTHDGEAALEEVSARGLRPLTSLVRRSSLEDVFLRLTGRSLVD; encoded by the coding sequence GTGCCCGCCGCGCTGCGGTACGTGATTACCGCAGAGAACCTGACCAAGACCTACGGCGACGTCACCGCCGTCGACGGCATTTCCTTCAGCGTCCCGGCGGGGGAGTCCTTCGGGCTGCTCGGCCCCAACGGCGCGGGGAAGTCCACCACCATGAAAATGATCGGCGGGGTGTCCCAGCGGACCTCCGGGAAGCTGACCATCATGGGGCTGGACCCCGAGCAGAACGGTCCCGAAGTGCGCGCACACCTGGGCGTCGTGCCGCAGCAGGACAACCTGGACGAGGAACTCAAGGTCCGGGACAACCTGCTGGTCTATGGCCGCTACTTCGGCCTGCCCATGAGCTATCTCAAACCCAAGGCCGACGAGCTGCTCGAGTTCGCGCAGCTGACGGATAAAGCCAAGTCCAAGGTGGACGCCCTGTCCGGCGGCATGAAACGCCGCCTCACCATCGCGCGCTCACTCATCAACGAGCCCCGCATCCTGCTGCTCGACGAGCCCACCACCGGCCTGGACCCGCAGGCGCGGCACATCCTCTGGGACCGGTTGTTCCGGCTGAAGGAGCAGGGCGTCACGCTCATCCTCACCACGCACTACATGGATGAGGCGGAGCAGCTCTGCGACCGGCTGATCGTGGTGGACAAGGGCCGGATCATGGCGGAAGGCTCGCCGGCCGCGCTCATCCGGGACTACTCCACCCGCGAGGTCCTGGAGCTGAGGTTCGGATCGGAGCGCAACGCGAGCATCGGGGCCGAGCTCGAAGGCATCGGCGAACGCCTGGAAACACTCCCGGACCGCGTGCTGATCTACACCCACGACGGCGAGGCGGCACTGGAGGAAGTCTCCGCGCGCGGACTGCGGCCGCTGACCTCGTTGGTGCGCAGGTCCTCGCTGGAGGACGTGTTCCTCCGGCTCACCGGCAGGAGCCTCGTTGACTGA
- a CDS encoding ABC transporter permease yields MTERTLRAHPPEVSAARARRWGAFYYAEQVLRVMKGYGWSIFLYSVGQPAAYLFAMGVGLATLVDTNAVSAFGGVSYIAFIAPALLVSAAVMTAANEFTFPVMDGFKWRRVYYGPHASPLTPEQIAAGQIIAVTLRFLLQSVIYFVIVAMFGASPSGWGWGSVLVATLAGLSFGLPLMAYAASIKEDKGQFAMVMRFIVMPLFLFSGTFFPLDTLPVLVRWIGWISPIWHGTELGRVMTFGYEESPVLTIIHVVFLLALAWFGWVLTKRQFVRRMGQ; encoded by the coding sequence TTGACTGAGCGCACCTTGCGCGCCCACCCTCCCGAGGTGTCGGCCGCCAGGGCGCGGCGTTGGGGCGCCTTCTACTACGCCGAGCAGGTCCTGCGCGTCATGAAGGGGTACGGCTGGTCCATCTTCCTGTACAGCGTGGGCCAGCCCGCGGCGTACCTGTTCGCGATGGGCGTCGGCCTGGCCACGCTGGTGGACACCAACGCTGTCTCCGCGTTCGGCGGGGTCAGCTACATCGCCTTCATCGCCCCGGCGTTGCTGGTGTCTGCCGCGGTCATGACCGCAGCCAACGAATTCACGTTCCCGGTGATGGACGGCTTTAAATGGCGCCGGGTCTACTACGGTCCGCACGCCAGCCCGCTGACCCCCGAGCAGATCGCGGCCGGGCAGATCATCGCGGTGACACTGCGGTTCCTGCTGCAGTCCGTCATCTACTTCGTCATCGTGGCGATGTTCGGCGCATCACCCAGTGGCTGGGGCTGGGGCTCCGTGCTGGTGGCCACCCTGGCCGGGCTCTCGTTCGGCCTGCCGCTCATGGCCTACGCGGCATCCATCAAGGAGGACAAGGGCCAGTTCGCCATGGTGATGCGGTTCATCGTCATGCCGCTGTTCCTGTTCTCTGGCACGTTTTTCCCGCTGGACACGCTGCCCGTGCTGGTCCGCTGGATCGGCTGGATCTCGCCCATCTGGCATGGCACGGAGCTGGGCCGGGTGATGACCTTCGGCTACGAGGAGTCCCCGGTGCTGACCATCATCCATGTCGTGTTCCTGCTGGCACTGGCCTGGTTCGGCTGGGTCCTCACCAAGCGCCAATTCGTCAGGAGGATGGGACAGTGA